The following proteins are encoded in a genomic region of Acetobacter oryzoeni:
- the mtnA gene encoding S-methyl-5-thioribose-1-phosphate isomerase has product MQTSPSHGTYFMKINGTSFRSVWVDEKDLWSIHIFDQTRLPFSLDILRLTTVQDVAHAITSMQVRGAPLIGAVAAYGLALALRTDSSDTSLEQNAAMLAATRPTAINLRWALERMLNALRPIPPENRVSAAYTEAQHICDEDAAQNEAIGRHGLKLLQDIAGKKEKGQRLNILTHCNAGWIATVDWGTALAPIYMAHDLGLNVHVWVDETRPRNQGAALTAWELGSHGVPHTVITDNAGGHIMQHGQVDIVIVGTDRVTRNGDVANKIGTYLKALAAQDNKIPFWVALPSTTIDWRIADGIRDIPIEERAASEVTHVQGRMSDGKIGSVQITPDHSPAANPAFDVTPSRLVTGLITEKGCCPATENGLITLFPDHK; this is encoded by the coding sequence ATGCAGACCTCTCCTTCTCACGGAACATACTTCATGAAAATCAACGGCACCTCTTTCCGCAGTGTATGGGTTGATGAAAAAGACCTATGGTCTATTCATATTTTCGATCAAACACGCCTTCCCTTTTCACTAGATATCCTGCGGCTTACCACCGTTCAGGATGTAGCCCACGCCATTACCAGTATGCAGGTACGTGGCGCTCCACTTATTGGTGCTGTTGCCGCTTATGGTCTGGCACTGGCATTACGCACAGACAGCAGTGATACCAGCCTTGAACAAAATGCAGCTATGCTTGCGGCAACGCGCCCTACTGCCATAAATCTGCGCTGGGCTCTTGAAAGAATGCTAAATGCTCTCCGGCCCATTCCGCCAGAAAACCGAGTATCCGCTGCTTATACTGAAGCCCAGCATATCTGTGATGAAGACGCGGCCCAAAATGAAGCTATTGGCAGGCATGGTCTTAAACTTTTGCAGGATATTGCCGGCAAAAAAGAAAAAGGGCAGCGCCTGAACATTCTCACCCACTGCAATGCCGGATGGATTGCCACAGTAGATTGGGGCACCGCCTTGGCCCCCATTTACATGGCGCATGATCTGGGCCTGAACGTGCATGTATGGGTAGATGAAACACGCCCTCGTAATCAGGGAGCCGCCCTTACCGCATGGGAACTTGGAAGCCACGGCGTTCCGCATACTGTTATTACAGACAATGCCGGTGGCCATATAATGCAGCATGGTCAGGTTGATATTGTTATTGTTGGAACAGACCGTGTAACCCGCAATGGGGACGTTGCAAACAAAATAGGCACTTATCTGAAAGCTCTGGCTGCACAGGACAACAAAATACCATTCTGGGTTGCATTACCTTCTACAACCATAGATTGGCGTATTGCCGATGGCATCCGTGATATTCCTATTGAAGAACGTGCAGCATCTGAAGTGACTCACGTACAGGGGCGTATGTCAGACGGAAAAATAGGCTCTGTACAGATCACCCCAGATCATAGCCCAGCAGCCAACCCTGCTTTTGATGTCACACCTTCCAGACTTGTAACCGGGCTCATTACAGAAAAAGGCTGCTGCCCAGCCACAGAAAACGGTCTCATCACCCTTTTCCCTGACCATAAGTAA
- a CDS encoding transcriptional repressor yields MMNMPHPTSSSTATPHTFPAHIEHQLNKATALCAQQGARMTAQRRDVLGLILMHAHPVGAYDLLEELKTAERRPAPPTVYRALDFLLEHGLIHRIERLSAFIPCTNLRHCSHTHEHSEACLHTAQFLICRNCKTVTEIADTTVLETLKHICKNKNFVIQSTSVEVEGLCANCASQQSVIHPAKEIPHQGA; encoded by the coding sequence ATGATGAACATGCCCCACCCTACGTCTTCTTCCACAGCAACACCTCATACCTTTCCCGCGCATATTGAGCATCAGCTTAATAAAGCGACTGCCTTATGCGCCCAGCAAGGCGCCCGTATGACAGCGCAAAGACGCGACGTGCTTGGGCTTATCCTTATGCATGCACACCCGGTAGGCGCATATGACTTACTGGAAGAACTAAAAACAGCAGAACGGCGTCCTGCACCCCCCACCGTATATCGCGCTCTGGATTTTCTGCTTGAACACGGCCTGATCCACCGCATTGAACGCCTTTCCGCTTTTATTCCCTGCACCAATCTGCGCCATTGTTCCCATACGCACGAGCACTCAGAAGCTTGCCTGCATACTGCGCAGTTTCTCATTTGCCGTAACTGCAAAACTGTCACGGAAATTGCGGATACAACTGTTTTGGAAACCCTGAAACACATTTGCAAAAACAAGAATTTTGTTATTCAGAGCACCTCGGTAGAAGTAGAAGGACTATGCGCAAACTGTGCATCTCAACAGTCGGTAATACATCCCGCAAAAGAGATTCCGCACCAAGGTGCATAA
- a CDS encoding metal ABC transporter permease, producing MLEYEFMRTAFLAAFLAALVCGPVGWFLVLRGQSFASHALSHVGFAGAAAALLLGQPALLGLGLGAVGGGVAIGLAGDRLVGRDVTIGLVLSVAMGFGALCLHFLTHSASSATALLFGDILGIGPSMLGWLGALSVTCLMALAFVARPLLFASLQPEQAEARGVNMRLLDILFLMIVAVATAQCAQITGVLLVFTLMIAPAAASLRMGFSPLLGMGVATLLALLEAWLGLVLAWYTNCPTAFWIAALGGSVFIAASLFCRVRGS from the coding sequence ATGCTTGAGTATGAATTTATGCGCACTGCCTTTCTGGCAGCGTTTTTGGCAGCTTTGGTGTGTGGGCCTGTAGGCTGGTTTCTTGTTTTGCGTGGGCAAAGCTTCGCAAGCCATGCGCTTTCACATGTGGGATTTGCAGGGGCTGCTGCAGCTCTTCTGTTGGGGCAGCCCGCTTTGCTTGGGCTTGGGCTTGGCGCTGTTGGGGGCGGTGTTGCCATAGGGCTGGCGGGAGACAGGCTTGTAGGCCGGGATGTAACAATCGGGCTGGTGCTTTCTGTTGCCATGGGTTTTGGGGCATTGTGCCTGCATTTTCTAACCCACTCTGCCAGCTCGGCTACCGCACTGCTTTTTGGCGATATTCTGGGTATTGGGCCTTCTATGCTGGGTTGGCTGGGTGCTCTTTCGGTAACCTGTTTGATGGCTTTGGCGTTTGTTGCAAGGCCGCTTCTTTTTGCGTCACTCCAGCCAGAACAAGCTGAGGCACGGGGCGTTAATATGCGCCTGCTTGATATTCTTTTTCTTATGATTGTTGCTGTAGCTACAGCGCAATGCGCCCAGATTACGGGTGTCTTGCTGGTGTTTACGCTTATGATCGCGCCTGCTGCAGCAAGTTTGCGGATGGGCTTTTCGCCGTTGTTGGGAATGGGCGTTGCAACGTTACTTGCGTTGCTGGAGGCTTGGCTGGGTTTGGTGTTAGCTTGGTACACCAATTGCCCTACAGCATTCTGGATTGCTGCACTGGGTGGCAGTGTGTTTATAGCCGCGAGCCTGTTTTGCCGTGTGCGGGGCAGCTAA
- the ybaK gene encoding Cys-tRNA(Pro) deacylase, with amino-acid sequence MDFPERVTMSETIETPTTQFLTAHGIAFTLQDYDYVSDPGKIGLHAAAGIGIDQNKVFKTLMVEIDKKQIVCVAIPVHKKMDLKKVAALFGGRNARMLGAEKAEALTGFKVGGISPFGARTQVPVVLDESVLKLDTLYINGGGRGLVVALKPADAIRCVNARTADVTVPDAG; translated from the coding sequence ATGGATTTTCCAGAAAGGGTTACCATGTCAGAAACCATTGAAACACCCACAACGCAGTTTCTGACTGCTCACGGCATTGCCTTTACCCTTCAGGATTATGACTATGTGTCTGACCCTGGAAAAATTGGCCTGCATGCTGCTGCTGGCATTGGTATCGACCAAAACAAGGTTTTCAAAACCCTGATGGTTGAAATCGATAAAAAGCAGATTGTTTGTGTAGCTATTCCTGTTCATAAAAAAATGGACCTAAAAAAGGTGGCTGCCCTGTTTGGTGGTCGCAATGCACGTATGCTGGGAGCTGAAAAAGCCGAAGCCCTGACCGGTTTTAAGGTAGGGGGTATCAGCCCCTTTGGCGCACGCACGCAAGTACCGGTGGTGTTAGACGAAAGCGTTCTCAAACTGGATACGCTTTACATTAACGGCGGCGGCAGAGGCTTGGTGGTAGCGCTTAAACCAGCAGATGCTATCCGCTGCGTGAATGCCCGCACGGCTGATGTTACTGTTCCTGACGCCGGATAA
- a CDS encoding FUSC family protein — MNARSEHSSHTLFSLNTLLSRCLPAFFSDEAQWNAFKATAGYSARVFLCIGIAVFLAFMFQLHSPLSAATTVLIVANPTVGAMVSKSVWRVIGTVIGAVISVGIMAVFVQSPVLYFAALSVFVGIACMVATFLRFFRAYAAVLTGYTIVIIAAPAFADPDNIFLSAMGRLSAVVTGVVVTACVFMVTSPRKPSAVMEKLGNAFRDTILHAKNFHAQEGLSATPEEHAAEENNPSETTDTATTGTAFRSLPQPLYDSRSRLLAGMAGLTPAIEFAAADDPDMQARISNLRLALNRLTGLIVSYHPYWLNLSLVDAQSCPVHQHVAETLEHILHFTEQPGWLENPAPVSTCLHDCLKNLEQLSRNNPAPGLLATLDNTRDILVQIDLALYDLTSLRRDRESSYTRQYLEWPVALRNGVRGMFIALLAGMLWYVFHWSAGPMLILYVVAASSLLSTAPSAGKASPMMATGTMLAVPMGFLCHSLFLPRIDGYPLLWLTLCLFLLPGVWLQFHPRYSIGAFGYAVFFTMLLSINNPIVYNDLALTNNWMTMVAACVLLVLVFRVILPPDHRLDAARLVSSLTRSLQQLALSHSRKPVQWIAWEGLQLQKITRLMMRLSFIPSGIDRQGYTDAAFATLSLGRLILRLRWNAEHVKLNTQARSALENALKAFAMLRHTPLATADALEQAAAIIHATTTEHEGASLMRDRTISCLMQAAGIIRAIPGFYDKYGPIHRSVDEAGADASVSTLA, encoded by the coding sequence ATGAACGCTAGATCTGAGCACAGCAGTCATACGCTCTTTTCCCTTAACACTCTATTATCCCGCTGCTTACCGGCCTTTTTTTCTGATGAAGCCCAATGGAATGCTTTTAAAGCTACCGCAGGTTATTCTGCCCGCGTGTTTTTGTGCATTGGCATTGCCGTTTTTCTGGCATTTATGTTCCAGCTTCATTCCCCCCTCAGTGCAGCCACAACTGTTCTTATTGTGGCAAACCCAACTGTAGGGGCCATGGTTTCAAAAAGCGTATGGCGTGTTATCGGCACAGTTATTGGGGCTGTTATTAGCGTTGGCATTATGGCCGTATTTGTACAGTCTCCCGTTCTGTATTTTGCAGCGCTTTCTGTTTTTGTAGGTATAGCCTGCATGGTGGCCACGTTTCTGCGCTTCTTTCGTGCCTATGCTGCCGTGCTAACCGGTTATACAATTGTTATTATTGCTGCACCCGCTTTTGCAGACCCAGACAATATCTTTCTTTCTGCAATGGGGCGCTTATCTGCCGTGGTAACAGGCGTGGTGGTAACAGCCTGCGTATTTATGGTGACAAGCCCGCGCAAACCCAGCGCGGTGATGGAAAAGCTGGGAAACGCTTTTCGGGATACCATTCTCCATGCAAAAAACTTTCATGCACAGGAAGGTCTTTCCGCCACACCGGAAGAACATGCGGCAGAAGAAAACAACCCATCTGAAACCACAGATACCGCAACCACAGGCACAGCATTCCGCAGCCTGCCACAACCCCTTTATGATAGCCGCAGCCGCCTTCTGGCAGGTATGGCCGGTTTAACACCAGCCATAGAATTTGCTGCTGCAGATGACCCAGATATGCAGGCCCGTATTTCTAACCTGCGTCTGGCTCTCAACCGTTTAACCGGGCTGATTGTCAGCTATCATCCCTATTGGTTAAACCTCTCTTTGGTGGATGCACAATCATGCCCCGTGCATCAGCATGTTGCCGAAACATTAGAGCACATTCTGCATTTTACAGAGCAACCCGGTTGGCTGGAAAACCCCGCACCAGTTTCTACCTGCCTGCATGATTGCCTGAAAAATCTGGAACAACTTTCACGCAATAATCCGGCACCCGGCTTGCTGGCAACACTAGATAATACGCGTGATATTCTGGTACAGATAGATCTGGCCCTGTACGATTTGACGAGCTTGCGCCGCGATCGTGAATCCTCTTACACGCGCCAATATCTGGAATGGCCAGTTGCCTTGCGTAATGGTGTGCGCGGCATGTTTATTGCGCTTCTGGCTGGCATGTTATGGTATGTTTTCCACTGGAGCGCAGGCCCTATGCTGATCCTGTATGTGGTGGCAGCCTCCAGCCTGCTTTCAACGGCGCCCTCTGCCGGCAAAGCAAGCCCCATGATGGCAACTGGGACGATGTTGGCCGTGCCTATGGGATTTTTATGCCATTCCCTGTTTTTACCCCGCATAGATGGCTACCCGCTTTTATGGCTGACGCTCTGCCTGTTTCTGCTGCCCGGTGTATGGCTACAATTTCACCCACGCTACAGCATTGGTGCATTTGGATATGCGGTGTTTTTCACCATGCTGCTCTCTATCAACAACCCTATTGTTTATAATGACCTGGCACTTACCAATAACTGGATGACCATGGTGGCAGCCTGCGTGCTTCTGGTGCTGGTTTTTCGGGTTATTTTACCGCCAGATCATCGGCTGGATGCTGCACGGTTAGTTTCTTCCCTTACGCGTAGCCTGCAACAACTGGCTCTTTCCCATAGCCGCAAGCCGGTGCAATGGATTGCATGGGAGGGTCTTCAACTTCAGAAAATTACGCGGTTGATGATGCGTCTTTCCTTTATTCCTTCCGGTATAGACAGGCAGGGATATACAGATGCAGCCTTTGCAACACTTTCCCTAGGAAGGCTCATTTTACGCCTGCGTTGGAATGCAGAACACGTAAAACTCAACACACAGGCGCGCTCTGCTCTTGAAAATGCCTTAAAAGCCTTTGCCATGTTACGTCATACACCATTAGCTACTGCAGATGCTTTGGAACAGGCTGCCGCCATTATTCATGCCACAACCACAGAGCATGAAGGTGCCTCTCTTATGCGGGATAGAACCATATCCTGCCTTATGCAGGCTGCCGGTATTATCCGCGCCATACCAGGATTTTATGATAAATACGGCCCCATCCATCGCTCTGTAGATGAAGCTGGCGCAGATGCATCCGTTTCTACGCTGGCTTAG
- a CDS encoding enoyl-CoA hydratase/isomerase family protein: protein MREQTLSDVSGVRMQQEGHLGRIILDRPKRLNAVDISMASGIRDALQAWRNDPSIHTILLESSSARAFCAGGDLRAIHDCLKAHGALAAYELMKRVYNVMLLLADYQKPIVSFLDGVAMGGGIGLGGHVRYRVVTERSVLAMPETAIGLAPDAGGSWLLARAPGFSGLRRAVTGGRMNGAEAVAMGFADVLVSSDSLTDLRESLSIESAEHVFARLHSRPESLDVQNLDACYDAPDILQVIEKLKAEGSEEAQEDLESLSRACPFSVQVAWCGWHRARAASSLHAAFALEENMVRHMVARPDFVEGIRARLIDKDNKPVWVPSTLADVHEREAQNCFDN from the coding sequence ATGAGAGAGCAAACTCTTTCCGACGTATCTGGCGTAAGAATGCAGCAGGAAGGGCATTTGGGGCGTATTATTCTAGACCGCCCCAAACGTTTGAATGCTGTGGATATCAGCATGGCCAGCGGCATAAGAGATGCTTTGCAGGCATGGCGGAATGATCCGTCCATCCACACTATTCTGCTGGAAAGCAGCAGTGCGCGCGCTTTTTGCGCTGGAGGAGATTTACGCGCCATTCATGATTGCTTGAAGGCACACGGAGCATTGGCTGCATATGAGCTGATGAAGCGTGTCTATAACGTCATGCTGTTGCTGGCAGATTATCAAAAACCCATCGTTTCCTTTCTGGATGGCGTGGCCATGGGAGGGGGTATCGGCTTGGGTGGACATGTGCGGTATCGGGTGGTTACGGAAAGATCCGTGCTGGCTATGCCTGAAACGGCTATAGGTCTGGCCCCAGATGCTGGCGGTAGCTGGTTACTGGCGCGTGCACCTGGTTTTTCTGGGTTGCGGCGAGCTGTAACCGGTGGCCGCATGAATGGCGCAGAGGCCGTAGCCATGGGGTTTGCAGATGTTCTCGTGTCATCGGACTCGCTTACAGATTTAAGAGAATCTCTGAGTATTGAGAGTGCGGAGCATGTATTTGCACGCCTGCATTCTCGGCCAGAAAGTTTGGACGTGCAAAATCTAGATGCGTGTTACGATGCACCAGATATTTTGCAGGTTATTGAAAAACTGAAAGCGGAAGGGTCAGAAGAGGCGCAGGAAGATCTGGAATCTCTATCTCGTGCCTGTCCGTTTTCTGTGCAGGTGGCATGGTGTGGGTGGCACCGGGCACGTGCAGCTTCCTCGTTACATGCCGCTTTCGCACTTGAGGAAAATATGGTGCGCCATATGGTGGCCCGGCCTGATTTTGTAGAGGGTATTCGGGCACGCTTGATTGATAAAGATAACAAGCCTGTGTGGGTACCTTCAACTTTGGCGGACGTGCATGAGCGCGAAGCGCAGAATTGCTTTGATAACTAA
- a CDS encoding acetate uptake transporter → MAYSETSPPVTYRRANPAPLGLMGFGLTTVLLNLHNADLVPMGSAILAMGLTFGGVAQILAGMLEYGNGNTFGMTAFTAYGAFWLSFVALISLPHTGIVDASSPNLVGSYLLAWGLFTFIMFIASLRATRAHQVIFLSLTVLFALLATGDMLAMPVVTQFAGYEGLFCGFSAIYLAASEILEEAFGYAVLPIGKPAPASISFRTASA, encoded by the coding sequence ATGGCATACTCCGAAACATCGCCTCCGGTGACATACCGAAGAGCCAACCCAGCTCCATTAGGTTTAATGGGGTTTGGGCTCACAACCGTTCTTCTCAATTTACATAATGCAGATCTGGTGCCTATGGGGTCTGCTATTTTGGCCATGGGGCTTACATTTGGAGGTGTGGCCCAAATTCTGGCAGGGATGCTGGAGTATGGTAACGGCAATACTTTTGGCATGACAGCTTTTACGGCTTACGGTGCATTCTGGCTTTCATTCGTGGCACTTATTAGCTTGCCGCATACTGGCATTGTGGATGCCAGCAGCCCTAATCTTGTAGGTAGTTACCTGCTGGCGTGGGGATTGTTCACTTTTATCATGTTTATAGCCTCACTACGCGCCACACGGGCACATCAGGTTATTTTCCTGAGCCTGACTGTTCTATTCGCCTTACTGGCCACGGGTGATATGCTGGCTATGCCAGTTGTTACACAGTTTGCTGGATATGAAGGATTGTTCTGCGGTTTTTCCGCCATCTATCTGGCTGCTTCCGAAATACTGGAAGAAGCATTCGGATATGCAGTACTGCCGATTGGCAAACCGGCCCCGGCTTCCATATCTTTCCGAACCGCATCTGCGTAA
- a CDS encoding MarR family winged helix-turn-helix transcriptional regulator, whose product MNILYMSNILSLTNEDSMTSPRVLPTLDETRFSDMALTFRIMRLATVWRTQLDRALRPHGMTLASMRPMAYLMMMPDGATQSDLAAAMNVDCSALVRILDLLEKQKLITRLQDTRDRRAKKLVLTSAGQERCTLFHTIAAQLEQNVRQNLTEDQVRSLIHDLSCMLETHHER is encoded by the coding sequence ATGAATATACTTTATATGTCAAATATTCTTTCGCTAACTAATGAGGATTCCATGACCTCCCCACGCGTTCTGCCCACACTGGATGAAACGCGTTTTTCAGACATGGCGCTTACCTTCCGCATTATGCGGTTAGCCACCGTCTGGCGCACGCAACTGGACCGGGCCTTACGCCCGCATGGCATGACATTGGCCAGCATGCGCCCGATGGCTTATTTGATGATGATGCCCGATGGCGCCACGCAAAGTGATCTTGCAGCCGCCATGAATGTGGATTGCTCGGCACTGGTGCGTATTCTTGATTTGCTAGAAAAACAAAAGCTGATTACTCGCCTGCAGGATACGCGGGACCGGCGTGCCAAAAAACTTGTGCTTACTTCTGCTGGGCAGGAAAGATGCACGCTGTTCCATACCATTGCAGCGCAACTTGAGCAGAACGTTCGCCAGAACCTTACAGAAGATCAGGTACGTAGCTTAATTCATGATCTGTCCTGCATGCTGGAAACGCATCATGAACGCTAG
- a CDS encoding flavin reductase: MLAPETSAYRDAMARLGAAVNIVTTGTLENPVGFTASAVCSVTDTPPTLLVCLNRGSRARQAFHEGSALCVNVLASTQQHLSNHFASPNSMQERFATGHWTTLATGAPVLEEAVASFDCKISQIVEVGTHSVMFGIVQALRTHATAHGLVYFNRMYHALPHVPALKP; the protein is encoded by the coding sequence ATGTTGGCTCCGGAGACCAGCGCCTACCGCGATGCCATGGCCCGACTTGGCGCAGCTGTGAACATTGTTACAACAGGAACGCTGGAAAACCCCGTTGGTTTTACCGCATCAGCCGTGTGTTCCGTAACAGATACCCCACCTACGCTGCTGGTCTGCCTGAACCGTGGAAGCCGTGCCCGACAGGCTTTTCATGAAGGTAGCGCATTATGTGTAAACGTGCTGGCATCCACCCAGCAGCATCTTTCCAACCATTTTGCCAGCCCCAATTCCATGCAGGAACGGTTTGCCACTGGGCACTGGACAACCTTAGCAACTGGTGCACCAGTGTTGGAAGAGGCCGTAGCCTCGTTTGACTGCAAGATCAGCCAGATTGTAGAGGTTGGCACACACAGCGTGATGTTTGGTATTGTGCAGGCGTTACGCACCCATGCAACGGCTCATGGGCTTGTGTATTTTAACAGAATGTACCACGCTTTACCTCATGTTCCGGCCCTAAAGCCCTAA
- a CDS encoding metal ABC transporter solute-binding protein, Zn/Mn family: MGMELRKTKGTSRRMLFGMVAVLGFATMGTGCAAARPLSVVAAENTWGDLAAQIAEPDMHVTSILVSPAVDPHLYAPTPDDARRVADATLVVANGAGYDAWMDHLVQASALPQARYVRADTWPGWHEGGNAHLWYDLNAVADFAQRFEKACEQADPAHATAYAARGHKLQADIARVQAQAAALRPHVQGMAVAATEPLFTPLANYLGLDMKENAFQIAIMNDVEPPPVAVATFEQDLKQKKLRLLAYNVQVEEPASKQLIALAHNAGIPILPLAEIMPQDTHWQIWIGSTLTQVAHLLGVTQ; the protein is encoded by the coding sequence ATGGGTATGGAATTGAGGAAAACAAAAGGCACTTCACGCCGGATGTTGTTTGGTATGGTGGCTGTGCTTGGTTTTGCAACCATGGGCACAGGTTGTGCGGCTGCACGCCCTTTGTCTGTTGTGGCGGCAGAAAACACATGGGGGGATCTGGCTGCGCAAATTGCTGAGCCAGACATGCACGTTACATCCATACTTGTATCACCAGCTGTCGATCCGCATTTATACGCTCCTACACCGGATGATGCGCGTCGTGTTGCAGATGCCACATTGGTTGTGGCCAATGGCGCGGGATACGATGCATGGATGGATCATTTAGTGCAGGCTTCGGCTTTGCCACAGGCGCGGTATGTGCGTGCAGATACATGGCCCGGTTGGCACGAGGGCGGAAATGCCCATTTATGGTATGATCTCAACGCTGTGGCAGATTTTGCGCAAAGATTTGAAAAAGCGTGCGAACAGGCAGATCCAGCACATGCAACAGCATATGCTGCGCGCGGGCATAAGTTGCAGGCTGATATTGCCCGAGTGCAGGCGCAGGCCGCTGCATTGCGCCCACACGTGCAAGGTATGGCTGTGGCAGCAACAGAACCGCTGTTTACCCCGTTGGCTAATTATCTCGGTTTGGACATGAAGGAAAATGCTTTCCAGATTGCCATCATGAATGATGTTGAACCACCACCTGTTGCGGTTGCCACGTTTGAACAGGATCTTAAGCAAAAAAAGTTGCGGCTCCTTGCCTATAATGTGCAGGTAGAAGAGCCAGCCAGCAAACAGCTGATTGCTCTGGCACATAACGCAGGTATACCCATTCTGCCGTTGGCGGAAATTATGCCGCAGGATACGCATTGGCAGATATGGATCGGCTCAACTCTTACGCAAGTAGCGCACCTGCTGGGTGTAACGCAGTAA
- a CDS encoding histone gives MSETRARRKPAAGKTVSKRKVATAAPKKRAPRAKVVEVEELFDFEAEPEAPKPRRAYVRKAAPRKVAEEKPVAPKTTARKKAVAAKAESKVAPKTTRRTKAKAEDVVEKPVRATKTTRAAKAPVATAARKTAKPAKVEAAKSVRATRTAKAPAASKAAKPATSTRSAAAATTRKRAVREVEPAAKKKLSAVEKLRIVQEERRRKRYERLAAAAEAEKVAVKAPAARKTKAKTSRRTRAS, from the coding sequence ATGAGTGAGACAAGAGCCCGCCGAAAACCTGCTGCGGGTAAGACGGTTTCCAAGCGCAAGGTTGCTACTGCAGCACCTAAAAAGCGCGCGCCTCGTGCAAAAGTTGTCGAAGTAGAAGAGCTTTTTGATTTCGAAGCAGAGCCAGAAGCTCCTAAGCCGCGTCGTGCTTATGTGCGTAAGGCTGCTCCCCGCAAAGTAGCAGAAGAAAAACCGGTCGCACCCAAAACAACAGCACGTAAGAAAGCTGTAGCTGCCAAAGCTGAAAGTAAGGTTGCTCCCAAGACAACGCGGCGCACTAAAGCCAAAGCGGAAGATGTGGTTGAAAAGCCAGTGCGTGCCACCAAAACAACGCGGGCTGCCAAAGCCCCGGTTGCCACTGCAGCGCGTAAAACTGCAAAGCCAGCCAAGGTGGAAGCCGCAAAGTCTGTACGCGCCACGCGCACTGCCAAGGCCCCTGCTGCCAGTAAGGCTGCAAAACCAGCAACTTCAACACGTAGCGCTGCAGCTGCTACAACCCGTAAGCGGGCTGTGCGTGAAGTAGAACCCGCAGCTAAAAAGAAACTTTCAGCTGTAGAAAAGCTGCGTATTGTCCAGGAAGAACGTCGTCGTAAGCGCTACGAACGTTTGGCGGCAGCTGCAGAGGCTGAAAAAGTAGCAGTAAAGGCACCTGCTGCGCGTAAGACAAAAGCAAAAACCAGCCGTCGCACGCGTGCGTCCTAA
- a CDS encoding metal ABC transporter ATP-binding protein: MPSSAVQVAGVTLLRQKKAVLDNISFTVPAGSFVAVLGGNGAGKTTLFRTLLGLEKPSAGQIWIEGQLVQKGRMPIGYMPQVRAMVAAQLSGWSTVAAAQQGWKWGLPFYGKQARADIDAALAAVDAQALAQRPVGSLSGGERQRLMLAQALLDTPHILLLDEPLASLDPTRMRETAERIHTLARDRNMTVLMSTHDINPLMGLMDHVLYMAHGKAVLGRVEDVMTSQTLSALYGAPVEVIKAGNRLFVVAEGGGASLQSCMCVGHGA; the protein is encoded by the coding sequence ATGCCATCTTCTGCTGTGCAAGTGGCTGGCGTAACTCTGTTGCGCCAGAAAAAAGCAGTTCTGGACAATATCAGTTTTACAGTTCCTGCAGGCAGTTTTGTGGCTGTTCTGGGTGGAAACGGGGCTGGAAAAACAACCCTGTTTAGAACTCTTTTGGGGCTAGAAAAGCCTTCGGCTGGCCAGATATGGATAGAAGGCCAGTTAGTGCAAAAAGGCCGTATGCCCATAGGGTATATGCCACAGGTGCGCGCCATGGTGGCCGCACAACTTAGCGGCTGGAGCACAGTTGCCGCAGCGCAGCAGGGATGGAAATGGGGCCTGCCATTTTACGGCAAACAGGCCAGAGCAGATATTGATGCAGCTTTGGCCGCAGTAGATGCGCAGGCGCTGGCGCAGCGGCCAGTTGGCTCTCTTTCTGGGGGAGAAAGGCAGCGGCTGATGCTGGCGCAGGCATTGTTGGATACCCCGCATATTTTGCTGCTTGATGAGCCTTTAGCCAGCCTAGACCCCACCCGTATGCGTGAAACAGCAGAGCGCATTCATACATTGGCGCGCGATAGAAATATGACGGTGCTGATGTCTACCCATGATATCAATCCGCTTATGGGGTTGATGGACCATGTTCTTTACATGGCACATGGCAAGGCGGTGCTGGGGCGTGTGGAAGATGTGATGACAAGCCAAACGCTTAGCGCGCTTTACGGGGCGCCGGTTGAGGTGATTAAGGCGGGAAATAGATTATTTGTTGTGGCAGAAGGCGGTGGGGCATCACTCCAGTCCTGTATGTGCGTGGGGCATGGTGCTTGA